A section of the Cloacibacillus sp. An23 genome encodes:
- the aepX gene encoding phosphoenolpyruvate mutase: protein MKALILNSGIGKRMGILTSEQPKCMTEISHTETILSRQLKQLAEIGITDVVMTTGPYSDVLMEYCRSLDLPLRISFINNPDYAKTNYIYSIYCARSYLKDDDILLMHGDLVFENHVLDMVLDSQDSCMAVSSCLELPEKDFKAVISDGRIMKVGVEFFDSAVTAQPLYKLLHKDWIKWLDEIERFCENGQTQCYAENALNAVSAECHIKPVDFRDALCAEIDTPEDLAVVSSRLHDVENRTVYMCFSTDMIHSGHISIIRKAQRLGRLIVGVLSDEAVASYKRFPLVPFEERKALFENIAGVYKVVEQKALSYADILKTLRPAYVVHGDDWRQGFQKPIRDEVVSILAEYGGRLVEFPYSQDKRYAEIERDFSNQLALPDMRRARLRRLLAIKPLVRIIEAHSGITGLIAEKTVVYQDGKSYQFDGMWVSSLCDSTAKGKPDIELVDMSSRLRTIDDIMEVTTKPIILDGDTGGLIEHFVYNVRTLERMGVSAVIIEDKTGLKKNSLFGTEVEQTQDSIEHFSEKIAAGKRAQKTKDFMIIARIESLILERGMDDALTRAHAFASAGADAIMIHSRKKDPAEVFEFLQKFRASDSITPVVVVPTSYNTVTEDEFAERGANIVIYANQLTRSGFPAMQKVAQTILANHRAKEADDMCMPIKEILTLIPEE, encoded by the coding sequence ATGAAAGCGTTGATATTGAATTCCGGAATAGGTAAGCGCATGGGAATACTCACGAGCGAGCAGCCTAAATGTATGACGGAGATTTCACATACCGAGACTATTCTCAGCCGTCAATTGAAACAACTGGCTGAGATTGGTATAACGGATGTCGTTATGACTACGGGGCCGTACAGCGATGTTCTTATGGAATATTGCCGTTCTCTTGACCTACCGCTGCGGATCAGCTTCATCAACAACCCAGATTATGCTAAAACCAACTATATTTATTCCATTTATTGCGCGAGAAGTTATCTCAAAGACGACGATATACTTCTTATGCATGGCGACCTAGTTTTTGAAAATCATGTGCTGGATATGGTTCTAGACTCTCAGGACAGTTGTATGGCGGTCTCATCTTGTCTTGAACTTCCGGAAAAAGATTTCAAGGCGGTAATCAGCGATGGGCGTATTATGAAGGTGGGGGTTGAATTTTTCGATTCAGCCGTGACAGCGCAGCCTTTATATAAGCTTTTGCATAAAGATTGGATAAAGTGGCTTGATGAGATAGAGCGTTTCTGTGAGAACGGGCAAACTCAATGCTATGCAGAGAATGCTTTGAATGCCGTCTCTGCTGAGTGCCATATTAAACCGGTTGATTTCCGAGATGCCTTATGTGCTGAAATAGATACGCCGGAAGATCTTGCCGTAGTTTCTTCAAGGCTTCATGACGTTGAGAATCGTACTGTGTATATGTGCTTTTCGACCGATATGATTCATAGCGGGCATATATCAATAATACGCAAGGCCCAGCGGCTTGGAAGGCTTATCGTCGGTGTGCTATCTGACGAAGCTGTCGCAAGCTACAAACGTTTCCCGCTGGTGCCATTTGAAGAACGCAAAGCTCTGTTCGAAAATATTGCTGGCGTTTATAAAGTTGTAGAGCAAAAAGCACTCAGTTACGCCGATATCTTAAAGACACTAAGGCCAGCTTACGTAGTTCATGGTGACGACTGGAGGCAAGGCTTTCAAAAACCTATACGTGACGAAGTCGTTTCTATACTTGCAGAATACGGCGGAAGGTTAGTGGAATTTCCATACTCTCAAGATAAACGTTATGCAGAAATAGAACGGGATTTCAGCAACCAGCTAGCTCTGCCAGATATGCGCCGAGCGCGTCTTCGCAGACTTTTAGCGATTAAGCCATTAGTCCGTATCATCGAAGCACACAGCGGCATTACAGGATTGATAGCAGAGAAAACTGTGGTCTATCAGGACGGTAAATCATATCAGTTTGATGGAATGTGGGTTTCGTCCCTTTGTGATTCTACTGCAAAAGGCAAGCCGGATATTGAACTTGTAGACATGTCAAGCCGTCTGCGGACGATAGATGATATTATGGAGGTTACTACTAAGCCCATTATTCTAGATGGAGATACCGGCGGACTTATAGAGCATTTTGTATATAACGTAAGGACTCTGGAAAGAATGGGAGTCTCAGCTGTAATAATAGAAGATAAAACCGGATTGAAGAAGAATTCGCTCTTCGGAACTGAAGTGGAGCAGACGCAAGACAGCATAGAGCATTTTTCTGAGAAAATAGCGGCCGGTAAAAGGGCTCAGAAGACAAAAGATTTTATGATAATTGCTCGCATAGAGAGTCTTATTCTGGAACGCGGAATGGACGACGCATTAACTCGCGCTCATGCGTTTGCTTCTGCCGGAGCCGATGCAATTATGATCCACAGCCGTAAAAAAGATCCTGCCGAAGTCTTTGAATTCTTACAAAAGTTCCGTGCTTCGGATTCAATTACCCCTGTTGTCGTAGTACCGACTTCGTATAATACGGTGACGGAAGATGAATTTGCGGAACGCGGAGCCAATATAGTAATATACGCTAATCAGCTGACAAGAAGCGGTTTCCCTGCAATGCAAAAAGTCGCCCAAACTATACTTGCTAACCACAGGGCTAAAGAAGCCGACGATATGTGTATGCCGATTAAAGAAATATTGACGCTTATACCGGAGGAGTAG